One window from the genome of Myxocyprinus asiaticus isolate MX2 ecotype Aquarium Trade chromosome 30, UBuf_Myxa_2, whole genome shotgun sequence encodes:
- the LOC127420769 gene encoding ras-related protein Rab-39B-like, whose product MDTLWQYQFRIILLGDSTVGKSSLLKRFTDGIYSDVADPTVGVDFYARSLDIEPGVKIKLQLWDTAGQERFRSITTSYYRNSVGGLLVFDLTNRKTFDHVREWHREVSEHILPHHMVYILIGHKSDLNRDRKVSRDEAELLAAELGIRYVETSAKCNSNVERAFELLTRDIYELMNMGEISTRDGWDGVKSGLTAKVLYPAEEEAEREKSCNC is encoded by the exons ATGGATACTTTATGGCAATACCAGTTCAGGATCATTCTACTGGGCGACTCGACGGTGGGCAAATCATCTTTACTGAAGAGGTTCACGGATGGCATATACAGCGATGTCGCGGACCCGACGGTCGGTGTGGATTTCTACGCCCGTTCGCTTGACATCGAACCGGGGGTGAAAATCAAACTACAGCTGTGGGATACAGCCGGACAAGAGCGATtcag GTCCATCACCACTTCATACTATCGCAACTCTGTGGGCGGCCTCCTAGTCTTTGACCTGACTAATAGGAAGACCTTCGATCACGTGCGGGAATGGCACAGAGAAGTCAGCGAGCACATCCTGCCCCATCACATGGTCTACATCCTGATTGGCCACAAGAGCGACCTGAACCGCGACCGCAAGGTGTCGCGAGACGAGGCGGAGCTGCTGGCGGCCGAACTCGGCATCCGTTACGTGGAAACTTCGGCCAAGTGCAACAGCAATGTGGAACGCGCTTTCGAGCTGCTCACACGGGACATCTATGAGCTGATGAATATGGGGGAGATCTCCACCCGTGACGGCTGGGATGGGGTCAAAAGCGGCCTCACCGCTAAAGTTCTTTACCCAGCTGAGGAGGAGGCAGAGCGAGAGAAGAGCTGCAACTGTTGA